The following are from one region of the Rosistilla carotiformis genome:
- a CDS encoding porin → MLRIIVPLALASLLPNAILHAQTPFQSIAQVGYAAQCDCGEAVCGCEGSCSEPTCGISEPAADCDSICDSGCDSMGGGLGCFDSSKTGCGLFSNCGGDPLSLFGCSPCGLTVSGWTQIGYHSKGSDFRFNSDPNNVQLQQAWLSIDKAIDTSEGFDIGGHIDYIYGTDGPDTQAFGTDNGHWDQSFDNGGNYGSAIPQAYVEMGYGDLSVKVGHFYTIIGWEVVTAPDNFFYSHAYTMYNSEPFTHTGALATLAVGDNASVFGGYTLGWDSGYEDNGDNFIGGISSALCDNITATYATVFGRFVERTQERGYMHSLVFDVTMTENFQYILQSDLLATENASGAAERESIGINQYWIYSINDCLSAGARFEWWNNLDSATGNRADVYDLTLGCNVTPHSNVIIRPEVRWDWDPDQLGVNQDGGKNQTTFGIDTIVLF, encoded by the coding sequence ATGTTACGAATTATTGTTCCCCTGGCGTTGGCATCCTTATTGCCAAACGCAATCCTTCACGCTCAAACCCCGTTCCAATCGATTGCGCAAGTCGGCTACGCGGCCCAGTGTGATTGTGGCGAAGCGGTTTGCGGATGCGAAGGTTCTTGCAGCGAACCGACGTGCGGAATATCCGAACCGGCGGCCGATTGTGATTCAATCTGCGACAGCGGATGTGACAGCATGGGTGGCGGCCTCGGCTGCTTCGACTCGAGCAAAACCGGCTGCGGTTTGTTCTCCAACTGTGGCGGCGATCCCTTGTCGTTGTTCGGTTGCAGCCCATGCGGTCTGACCGTCTCGGGATGGACACAAATCGGTTACCACAGCAAAGGTAGCGACTTCCGTTTCAACAGCGATCCCAACAACGTGCAATTGCAACAGGCCTGGCTCTCGATCGACAAAGCGATCGACACGTCCGAAGGCTTCGATATCGGTGGACACATCGACTACATCTACGGTACCGACGGTCCCGACACACAAGCGTTTGGAACCGACAACGGGCACTGGGACCAATCGTTTGACAACGGTGGCAACTACGGATCGGCAATTCCGCAAGCTTATGTTGAAATGGGCTATGGAGACCTGTCGGTCAAGGTCGGACACTTCTACACGATCATCGGTTGGGAAGTCGTTACCGCGCCTGACAACTTCTTCTACAGTCACGCTTACACGATGTACAACAGCGAACCGTTTACTCACACCGGTGCGTTGGCAACCTTGGCCGTTGGTGACAACGCGTCGGTATTCGGCGGCTACACCCTCGGTTGGGACAGCGGATACGAAGACAACGGCGACAACTTCATCGGCGGTATCAGTTCGGCATTGTGCGACAATATCACCGCCACTTACGCCACCGTCTTTGGTCGTTTCGTAGAAAGAACACAGGAACGCGGTTACATGCACAGCCTTGTCTTCGACGTCACGATGACCGAAAACTTCCAGTACATTCTTCAATCGGACTTGTTGGCTACCGAGAACGCCAGCGGCGCTGCCGAACGTGAATCGATCGGGATCAACCAATACTGGATCTATTCGATCAACGACTGCTTGTCGGCAGGAGCTCGCTTCGAATGGTGGAACAACCTGGACAGCGCAACCGGCAACCGTGCTGATGTTTATGACCTGACCTTGGGTTGCAATGTCACTCCCCATTCGAACGTGATCATTCGTCCTGAAGTCCGTTGGGACTGGGATCCCGATCAATTGGGCGTCAACCAAGACGGTGGCAAGAACCAAACCACCTTCGGCATCGATACGATCGTCTTGTTCTAA
- the acpS gene encoding holo-ACP synthase has translation MNIIGIGTDIVECLRIEKMIEKHGDLFLTRVYTPGEIEYCSVRKAATEHYAGRWAAKEAVLKALGSGWSRGIHWTDIEVRNETGGKPRIALAGEARNLCEELRLHEIQISISHCRSHATAFAIAVSV, from the coding sequence ATGAATATCATCGGCATCGGTACCGATATCGTCGAATGCTTGCGTATCGAAAAGATGATCGAGAAGCATGGCGATCTGTTTTTGACGCGAGTTTACACGCCCGGCGAAATCGAATACTGCAGCGTCCGTAAGGCGGCGACGGAACATTACGCAGGTCGCTGGGCGGCGAAAGAAGCGGTCCTGAAGGCGCTCGGCAGCGGATGGTCTCGCGGCATCCACTGGACCGATATCGAGGTCCGCAATGAAACCGGCGGCAAGCCACGAATTGCGTTGGCGGGAGAAGCACGCAACCTGTGCGAGGAGCTTCGACTGCACGAGATCCAAATCTCCATCTCCCATTGCCGCTCCCACGCCACAGCGTTTGCGATCGCTGTCAGCGTCTAA